ACGCCGGCTACAATAGCCAGCGTCACCTGCCAGAGCTGCTCTAAAGGCGGGGCTTCTGCTTGTAAGAGGGACGGAACGTGTTGTTGGTATCGCGCCAGCCATGCATCGGCGAAAGCAGCCAGTGCTTCATGATCGCGGACCATCTCAAAGACCTGCGAGGCTGTGACGATGTGCCAGATGGCTTCGAGCAGCGTCTCGCTGGGTTCATAGCCCAGGCCTGCTTCTAATGCGCGCACAGCCCGTATACCCGCTTCATCATCGCCCTCAACCCGGTATAACAGCCCATCGTTCAAAGCCTGCCCATAAACATCCAGTTCTGGCTTTGTGATTGTTCTAGTGCCATCTTTACCGACCTGGCTGCTATCTGGCGCTTCTCGCAGTGGTGCCCCCGATGCGGCCTTTAACCAAGCCTGGGCTGCCTGCAAAATTTCATCATTTGCGGGGTCTGCTTGCGCCAGGGAGACTGATTTTTGATCGAAAAATAATCCGTAATGCACGATGTAACCACCTGCCTGCATAATAGTAAGGAAAAGTGCCTGAAAATCATATCAAGTATTTGATTTGGCTTGGTTATACTTCATGTAGTACCTTATGTAACATCCTTTGGGCACATGCATAGTTGCTCACCTAATGATGACAGGCAAACATACGATGGAGAATCCAACATCAGCAAATGATCATACACCGGATGATGCCGCTCATGGTACGTCAGCTCATGGCACGTCAGCCCCCGGTGAAGCTATGCAGGATACGGATTCCCAGGATGGAGACCCTCAACATCTGGGTGACCAGTATACCAATGATCAGGATGCATCCGAGCTAGAGAAAGACGACCGTGATTATGATACCGGTCAGCGGGGCGTCATTTCCTGGCTGCGAGAGCGCTTGAAGATGCTCAGCGATGAATATGCTGAAGGCAACCTCAACGCGGCCCAATTCAATGCATTGTATCGCCATTACAGCGAGAAGCGTATCCTTGTTGAAAAATTGATCCAACGCGACCCGGATTCTACAGCATGGCAAACTGCCGCCCAACCCGGATTCACAAGTAATCTCCGAGATCGCTTTGAGTCTCGGCCCAGGTATTATGTGGTGTTCAAGCGGGGTACGCCACAGCCTTTAATCGCTGCGGGTAAACTGCCGGAAGAAGTTGCCCGCCAGGTGCTGAAGTTCGCCCGTGCGATCTGGCGGCTGCCGAGCTGGAAGCAAGGCCTGGCGCGTAAATCATTAGGGGATGGCTATTGGATGCTGCTCGTCACGGGTGCCAACACATTCACGATGGCGATTTACTTTATGGAGCCATCTGCGAATCAGGGCAATGAATTGCGCGATATGCACGCGGATTTTGAGCGTGCAAATGAAGGCCCACTTACGCGGAATATGCCGCCTGAGCGGTTTGTATTCCCGCAGCGGGCCTTATTGGAGCAGTGACGTCGTGCTGATTATTAGAAGATTTTGTCCCAGGCGGTGAGTGTGGCGTAGTGCGCCATACCAATCGCCGCATAGAATTGTCCTGCTTCAGCCGTTCCCCAATTTGCGACGTAAACGACATCGGCACGCCCCAACGCTTGCAAACGACGAATACCCTCATACATCGCAGCACGCGCCAGCCCTTTACGGCGATGATCCGGGTGCGTCCCAACAGGCTCAAATGTCGCTGTACGGTTGGTATCATCCACAGTTAGCCCTGCGAAAGCCGCAAATGTGCCATCTGGTGCGACGGCGACAATATGCAGATCATAGTTGTGAGATGGTGAATCAACTTGAAAGTTGCGGTGCATCTCTGGCAGGTAAGTTTGCCCGAATGTGGCGTTGGTGCAGGTTACCCATCCCTCGACATCCTCGTTTGTCGCTGTGATACTGCGCAGACTATAGCCTTCTGGCAGGGGCACATCGTCTACCGGGTCGCTGGCCAGGCGGCGGCGATGTTGAAAGCAATCTGATGAGTTTGCGACAAAGCCGTGCCGTCTCAGACGATCCTGTCGGTCTGTATCCCAATCAAAAGCCCACGTTCTGAGCTGCCGTTGCCCTGTTTCATGGGTCACGGCCAGATGGTCTTCAGCCCAGGTGAGGATGTCTTCTTCCAGAGCGCGATAATCGGGATGGATCAGGATAGATAGGTCGCCTGGTTCTTCTGGCACGGCGGCGCCGAGGATCTGCCCTTCGGCAGTCTCCCAAATATGGGCCTGGGAACCACGCATAGGCGTATCGCGCTCTGCATCTGTGATGGTCCAATACCAGCCTTCCCAGCGGCGCGTCTCCCAGTTGAATTCGCGTCCCATACGCGTGTAACTGTCGATGAGTAATTGCCGTACTCGCATGGCATCTTGCTGACCATTAAGCGGACGGTGTGATGTATGAATTGAGGTATGAGTGAAAGATTGGGCGGTCATCATGCCCCCTTTGTGTGGTGCAGCGGTGTCAGTCGCTGCGCATGCTCTATTTTGACAACTCCTATTATCTCAAAAGATTAATGTGTCCGTGTATGCCTTTTGTTGTGACAAATGACCCTTTAATGACCTTTTTGACGCCTGGATTGTTGATTCGGTAGCGGCGCGGCATAAGGCAATAAAAAACCCCGCACCAAAATGAGTGCGGGGTTCCCGTGAGTATGTTTAGACCAGATGCGTGAGGTGCTGTTTACTGGTTGCGATTCTCGACAAATTCGATAGCATCGAGCAGCTTCTGCAAGCCTTCATCAATGTCACCATCAATGTGGAAGCGGAATGCGCGGCGGTTGTGGTTGTGCAGCGCTTGCAAGTCGCCAGCGGCCTGTGCCTGAAACAACGTTCCGAAGCTATAAGGCTCACCAGGGATATCAATATCTGTTTCGACATTGGCGGTTATCTGGATGAAGACGCCGTTGTTGGGGCCGCCCTTGTGGAACTGGCCCGTACTGTGCAGGTAACGCGGCCCATAGCCGAGCGTGACGGCGCGGCGGGTTACGTGACGCAAGCGACGACGAATCTCCTGAATCTTAGCTTCTGTTTCTTCGTCCGGCGTCAGGTAGACCAGCAGAGCAAAGTAATCGCCCGTGTTGGTGCCTGTAATTTGTGCGGCGAGAACCTGGGTCCGGCTTTCCTCATCATAATTATGCGCACGTCCCAATTCACGCAGCGGTGCGACAGTTGTTTCATCTGCATAGAGCTTGACGCTTGTCCCATCAATGAAGGGTTCGCTCTGTGGTAGGCTGCCATGCTCTTGATAATGCTGGAGCAGTTCCTTGGTGGCTTCTTTGGCTTCCGTCACATTCGGCTCATCAAAAGGATTGACTTCAAGTTGATAGCCCGCGACCGCTGTTGCAAATTCCCAGCGGAAGAACTCCCCAAAGAGCGCATATGGGTTTGGCAGGCGCAGCGTCATACGGGGATGCCCGGCTTCTCGCAGGGTGCGGATGCCTTCATCGACCTCGTCAAGATTGCTGTCGTCGTCAATGCGCAGATAGAGGAACAGACGATCCGATGAATAATCGTGTGGCTTGCCGACTGTTGCGCCGACGACCGGGAGCGCGCCTTTGCCTTCTTTACCCAGGCTTTCCGCCAAGAGCTGTTCAGCCCAATCCCCAAAGCTGCTGATAGATGCTGTGGTAAAGATAGAAACTTTGTCACGGCCTTCTTTAGCCAGAGCACCGATGACAGCGCCGAGCGTCAGGCCAGGGTGGAAGGCTGCCGGGATTTCCGGGCGGTTGGCTTCGATCATGGTGCGAGCGGAACTCCATGCGCGGTCCAGATCAATGCCGATTAACGCGGCAGGGACCATACCAAAGTAGCTGAGTGCGCTGTAGCGACCGCCAATATCCGCCGGGTTGATGAATACATCGCGGAAGGCTTTTTCCTGTGCAAGCTGTGCCAGGGATGTTTCAGGGTCTGTGATGGCGATGAATTGGCTGCCGTTGTGCCCTGTCTTCTCGTAGAAATGTTTGTAGAAGGACATGGTTTCTACGGTGCCGCCGGATTTACTGGCGACGATGAAGAGGGTATTCGGCAGGTCGATGCTGTCCTCAACGGCTTGGATGCGCGCCGGGTCTGTGCTGTCCAATACCTTCAGTTCCGGGAAGCCTTCTGCTTTGCCAAAGGTCTTATACATTACTTCCGGGGCGAGGCTGCTGCCGCCCATGCCGAGCAGCACAACATTGGTGACGTTGCTATCCTTGATGCTGGCCTGCAACTGCTTGAGGCGTTCAATATCAATCGTGTTGAGGACGTGCAGCCATCCCAGACGATTCTGGATTTTTTCAATCGTGGGGCCGTGGTCTTTCCACACGCTGCCGTCACCGCTCCAGATGCGCCCGACGATGAAGGATTTATCCATCTCTGTCTGTGCTTTGCTGACCTGCTCGTTATAAATGCCGAGCGCCAATTTCTGACGGTCGATCAGGCCTGTCTTGAGCAGGGTACGCTTGGCAGCAACTTGCTGCATGAGTTTTTCAAACGACTCAATGAAAGCATCGACACCATCAACTTGCAGGCGATGTGTAACCTGCCCCATGTCGATACCAAGCTCTGCCAGGTTCTCCATGACGCTGGTCGGGTCGAGATACGTCTCATTGTTGCGCAGGATGGTCGCGCCTTCGACGGTGCCGTGATCAACGAATGCTTCCAGGGTATTGGGCGGCAGCGTGTTGACGGTATCCTTGCCGATGAGTTGATCGACGTACATGGTATCCGGGTAGGCCGGGTCTTTGGTGCTGGTAGAAGCCCATAATGGGCGTTGTACCTGTGCCCCAGCAGCCTTTAACTTGGCAAAGCGCTGTCCTTCAAAGACGCGCTGGAAGGAGCGATAAGCCAGTTTGGCATTGGCAATGGCGGCCTGGCCGAGCATCCGGCGGTTGGCGGCGATGCGGGTGGTATCGCCATGAACCTGGGCCGCGCGCATGTTGTTTTTGAGGATATTATCGACAGCGTTGTCGATGCGGCTGAGGAAGAAGCTCGCGACGCTGGCAATGCCTTCGACAGATTCTCCGGCTTCCAGACGACGTTCCAGCCCTTTGATGAAGGCTTCCGCAACCTGTTCGTAATTCTCAACCGAGAAGATCAGCGTGACGTTGACATTGACGCCTGCTGCGATGACTTCTTCAATCGCAGGGATGCCTGCCGGGGTCGCCGGAATCTTAATCATGACATTCGGGCGATCCACCGCTTTAAAGAGGCGTTTGGCCTCTGTGATTGTTTCTTCGGTGCTGCTGGCTAATAAAGGCGAGACTTCCAGGCTGACGTAGCCATCTTGCTTATTGGTCTTATCGTAAATCGGGCGGAAGAGGTCTGTCGCTTGCTGAATATCCGCAATTGCCAGACTTTCGTAAATTTCATTCGCGCTTAAATCCAGATTGGCACGGATCGCTTCGTCGTAAGTATCAGAATCGCCGATGGCCTTCTGGAAGATGGACGGGTTTGAGGTGACGCCGACGACGCCTTCTTCATCAATGCGCCGTTGAAATTCGCCATCTTGCAGTGCCTTGCGATGGATGAAATCCAGCCAGAGTGATTGACCAATCTCTTGTACAGCAAAAGCTGGGTTTTCTGCCATTACGTATCTCCTTATGTTGTCGAACACCCTATCAGCCGGGAACGACCTTGAGAGGGTGTGAATTCGTATCGATAGCTTTCATGCTGCCCAAACCCTGATTCGCTGGCGAGATCAACAGAACTCGTGTCAACAGGAACTCGTGTGTCTCCGAGCACAGAGCCATGCCGCGTTTGAGGGCTGCGAAGCACGTATTTATTGCTGACTAACGTGCCAATGTGTCGGCCTATGCCGGGCACAGGGCGATCAGAGTTGCAGACGAAAAAATATAGACAATAAAGCAACCACGGATGCTATGCGCTGATGCTATGATGCTAACATCGCATTTTGTGGTTGGTTCATGCTGGATATGTATGGTGCATCATGGTTTATGCATCATTGCCTATCAGTTTAACCGATTCCGCCGCCGTTTGGACGGGTAATTCGTCGCACTTTGATGCTGCTGTATGGACTATTCCTCGCCGGAGAAGTGATCTTCCATCGACTGAATCTTATGGAAGCGGCGCACATAACGCTCGCCATCCTCCAGAAAATGAGCCGCGATGAAAGAATCAACCAGCGATTCCGCCAGGGCCGGACCAATCACACGGGCACCCATACACAGTACGTTCATATTATCATGCTGCACGCCCTGGCCTGCGCTGTAGGCGTCGTGGCAGATGGCCGCGTAGATGCCTTTCATTTTGTTGGCAGCAACACATGCGCCCACACCACTACCACAGACCAGCACGCCACGCTCAACTTGCCCGCTGAGGACTGCTTCTCCCAGGGCTTTTGCGGCGTCTGGATAATCGGAGCGGACTGCATCCGTATCGACGCCCAGGTCAACGACTTCGTGGCCTTGTTCTTGTAGATAGGTAATGAGGTATTGTTTCAGTTGATAACCTGCGTGATCTGCTGAAAGAGCCAATTTCATAATGATTTATTCCTTGTATGGCTATTGCCATGGGTTGTGCACCACGGTTACACGAAACATATGTAAGTCGATGGTAATAATTAGACGCTTTTGATCCAGTGTCCTTTACCAAGTTGCCTTGATGAACTTGCCTTGACCAGGTATGCGGCTTCTTTTTGAGCTTAATCAGATTATATCTATATTACAGGGTTGGTTTAATGGCGACGAGGTGAGATTCGTACCCGATTTCTTCTTTGTAAATGATCTGCCAGTCTTCAAAGAAGCTGGCGAGTTCGCCCTCCTTGAATAAAAACTTTTGGTTGAACTGCGGCACTTGTTCCAGGTAATGCATATTGAACGAACTATAAATCATACGTCCGCCGGGTTTGATAGCGCGTTTTAGCAGCGGAAAGAGGCTGCGCTTAAGATAACGAAAAACGCAGATGATATCGTAGGTTTTGCTATCAAGTTGGAGGTCGTCAACGTCCATTTGCAGCAGGTTGACGTTGCGCAGGTTACGCATCGTCTGTTCAGAGAGGGCACGGCGCAGCGCGATGCGGCTAATATCCATCACATCGACAGTATAGCCCTGCTGGGCCAGCCATAACCCATTCTGCCCCACGCCAGCAGCGAGGTCCAGCGCACGGGCGTCTTCGTCGAGGGCCGGGGGTGTATATTGCAGCAGCAGGGGGTCCGTGGGGGGGTAAGGCTGGTTAACTTGCTGCCGATAGACATTATCCCAACGAATACGATCTTCCGCGGCCATTTAGGTTGCTTTCCCCATATAAAAAGGTGTGTAATCCAATGCATTGGGTACCGCGTTCAGTGCTGTGTCATCACCGGGGAGCAGCGTGGCATTGGGCCTGCGTTTTAGGCGTGCATGGAGCGTATAGGCTGCACGCAGTGTGGCGAAATCTGGCTCTCGCCAGGCGGATAAGCCCAGAGAAGCCATGATGGAGCTGATACGCTGCCCTGGTTCGCTGTGCCAATCTGGCGCATCCTGAAGCAGGGCACGGGCTGCATCGGCATCTGGATTGCCAAAGACGCGCCGCGTCATCTTGTTGAACAGCTTCTCCGCTTGTTTGGGCTTCACCTGGTTGGCGAGTTCCTGGATTTTCTCCGGCATATCTGAAACAGCAAGATCGCCCACTTTTGCATGCTTATCTTCTACATAGCCCGTAGGCGGTGTTTTTGTTTGATAGGGCGTGAGCGCGGCCTCATTCGCTGGCTGTCCATCCTGGTAAAGGCGCAAATCGCCTATCTCTTTTTCCAGCCATGCCGAGATGCAAAGACCTGATTTTGATAGTATCTGGGCGATAAATTCCGCTGTATCTGGTTGGGTAACTTCTAAGAGGATGCGCTGCCAGGGGGCGCCGGTCTCATAGGGGGCAATGAACAGGCGAACAGTCTCAGTATAGGCGTGCCCACCGAACGACCCGAAGGGATCATAAACTTCGTACCCTTCTGCTTGCAAAACGGGCAGTAGGGCCGATGGAGCGTCAACCTCGTTGTTGGGTGATAAAAACAGGCTGTGCCAGCGAACCATGCTGTCCCTCAGCATTCGTGACGATGGTAGCAGCTTCAGCATAACATACGATGTGACCTGCGTCGACAAATCCAAGTGCTAATGTGTGTTCTTTTTGGGCGTCATCCAACCCACTGACGAAGACGACATCATTATCCGCCAGTAACGCGTAATGCAGGCAGTTCGCCAGCAGCAGATTGCTCATCATCGGCGTATGAAATTCTCGTAGGAGCGCTGTTGTGGCAATGTGGGCCGTTTTATCTTTTAGGGTGATGCGTGCTGCGCCAATAGGCGTGTTGTAACGCCGGACAATCAGGTTGATCTGTTTACCTTCTTTAGCCTGATGCATGCCATAATCGAGATGCAAAGGGTCTACGCTGCTGGTGTTGACGGCGTAGGCGTGGTTGCGCCAGATATACCACCAAATGCGCATACTCTGTTGGGCATTGGTCGGTTGGATGGTGATGCTCGTCGGTGGTACGGGCGGGATGAATGTTTTATTGTTGGCGTCGTAGGCGACGATACTCGTCTGTTGTGCGTTTTCCAGGCCGAGCCCTTCCAGCGTCTTATGAAACATGGGCGGGAACAGCAGATCTGGAAAGTAAAAGACGCCAGGACGTGACTGCTGGCTGAGGTGGACAAGCCCATCGGCGATATGCTTGCCAGATACCCAGGCTGTATTGCGGCGTGGCGTCACATAATTGAGGATGGGCAGTGATGAGGTTGGGTGCGCAACGATATTGACAAAGCCTATTTCTGTTTCCGTCGCGCCTGCGTCCAGGTGCCGTTGATGTAAGTGATCCATGACACGACGAATCAGCACACGGGAAGCCTTGATGGTTTGACGTTCTGCTTCACCCTTAGCTGATGCCGTTGTTACGGTCTGTTCAGTTTGTTGAGATGTATCTGCGGAGGCATTGGGCTTGGGATGATGTTCGTCGCTCATAGAAGTTTATCCTCAATAAACACTGGTATTGGGATAGCCTAATAGACGTGTTCCCACGCAGCACGATCATCCCCACACCATATGTGAATGTGACTTACATGATTCAGTATAACGTAATATTTGAAATTTTCGAGCGGTTTGGTGGTTTATTGCCCTAGAATAGGTCTAAAAGCCTATATAAAACTACAAAAACCGCACAGAAAAAGTGCGGTTTTGGGATTTTTGTACTATCAGCCTAAGGAAGGGAACCTCCGTAGGAAACTGTTCTTAGCGCTTATAGAAATCGTGGAAGTTGTTGTCGCTTGCCCACAGAATGTGTTTGTAGACGCCATATAGGGCGCGGATGTGCCCCAGGATAGTATTTGCGAACTCTGTGTGCGCAAGGGCATCATCTTCTGGCTCATACCATACGCCCAGACGGAACCAGTCCTGACCTGGCTCAAAGGTGCTCATCCATTCATCCATGATTTGGGGATGATAGAATTGTGCGGTGGTCAGGTGCAGTTCGTTGCGATGCACGCCACGCCAAAAACCCATCGCGAAGTTGCTGCCCATTGAGCGCAGCAAGCTATAAAGGGCCTGACTGTGCCGATCAATGGAGAGCTTGCCTGCGAGATTAGCCTGGTCCCAACGTGCCTCCGGGGCGACGACCAATTCTATAGCCAGCGCTTCCGGGGCGATGCGCAGTTCAATCATCGGGTGGCGGCGTGTGGAGACATCCCCCACAGCGGCAGCTTCTTCACGGCCCATTAAGCGCTCGACAACGCGTGCCTGGGAGCGGCTGCGGGTATATTGGATTGCCAGTGCATCGCCTTTATGAATCGACGTTGCAGAGTGATCTGTGACGACACCCTGTTCCTCAAACATAATATGCAGATCAATGTTCTGCGTCCGCAGTTGGGGGTAAATGGCACGATGCCACGCTGTGAGTTTATTCTTGGTTTTGCTTCTGTCGCCGTTGTTGCCGGATTGATCTTCTTTGAGCGCTTCAAAATCGGCTGGTTCAAAGGCCGGTACATTTGTCATGGCGCTTCTCCGCTGCTCGACTGCCGAAAGCGGGCGTATATAACTGGAATGAACATTCTGGATCGTGAAATTATTGGTATCAAGCATGATAAGTCCCGTTATCACTATTCCCCGGATAAATGTCCCGTGTGTGCTTATGAGAACAATCATGAAAATAAAGATGAAATGTAGATTGTTATGGACTCATAGTAGCAACACTAAATTAATACTATACCTGCATTTATCGGAGCGCAAGCGTAACGGTCTTAATGTTTCATAGTATATGCTTTACTGATGTTAATTATTGCCTCCGAAAAAGCGTATACTGATGGCAAACCCAGGTTGTGAGCATGCTTATGACGCTGATTTTACCATGACTTCATCAATCGTATGTCCTTCTAGAGATAGTGTGCCCTTCAAACAAAGTATCGCACATGTGTATAATAAAACCATTACGAGGGTGTCCGTGCCACCGAGCCAACAACCCCCAGATGATGACCATACAGCAATGACAACATAGATCATACTGACCTGCCAGGTTCACGTGCCAATATTACAAGAAGGCGAACTCGATATTATCAGCCATAGTGCGGAGCAAACCCGCAGGCTTGGCGTGCGCCTGGGCCAGCTTTTGCAGCCCGGGGATGTGGTTTGCTTGTCTGGTGATTTGGGTGCGGGTAAGACGGTGTTTACTTCTGGCATCGGTATAGGTTGGGGTAGTCGTGTGCCCGTCACCAGCCCGACCTTTAACCTGGTGCAGCAGTATACGCGTGATGAGGACGATGTCATCCTTTACCATATGGATTGCTACCGACTCGGCGGTGCTGAGGATGTGGAATCTATTGGGTTCGATGATTTGTTAGATGGCAGTGGCCCGCTCATCATCGAATGGCCGGAGCGTATCGAGGATGCGCTGCCGGAGGATGTGCTGTGGGTAGATATCCACGTGATTGAAGAAGGTCGCCGCAACTTCATCTTTGAGGCGACGAGCAAGCATTATCAAAAGCTGATTGATAGCTTCCGTGAGAAGGCATTCGGCTTTTGAGGTCGTATGGGCATCGCCCAACGATAATAGATGATCATGAAGGCAGTGCCCCAAACACTGCAGGAACACATAACGAGAGGGACGGCATGCTGCTAGCAATCGATACGGCGACACGCTCGATGAGCCTGGCGTTGCATGATGGCGAGGTGCTGCTGGCTGAGCAAACCTGTGTGGCGGGTCGGCAGCAAAATTCACAACTTGCCCCTACGATTGATTACCTCGTGAACCTGTGCGGCATCACATTAGCGGATTTAAAAGCTGTTGCTGTGTGCCGTGGGCCGGGTTCTTATACTGGGCTGCGCGTGGGGGTAGCCCTTGCGAAAGGTATCGCCACAACGGCCCATCTGCCGTTAATTGGCATTGATACGTTGGATATCCTGGCTGCAGGCGTGACAGAGTGCAATACGCGTGCTATTTTGATTGCGGCAGTACAGGCTGGGCGTGGTCGTATCATCGCGGCCCAGTTCCGGCGCAAAGATCGCCAGTGGCAGGCTCGTACGGAGCCAGTGATCACAACCTGGGCGGAGATGATCGCAGACTTAAAGCCTGGGACCTATTTCGTCACAGGGGAATTAAATGAAAAATGGGACGCTGCTTGCGAGAATGCCCCGGACGGTGTGACGCTTAAGCCAGTCGCGGTAAGCGACCGTGCTCGCCGTGCTGGTCATCTGGCGGAGCTGGCATGGTCTGTATTGAACGCAGGCGGCTACAAGACCGGTGAGCACACTACGGAGGCCCTGCACGAGGCCTTCCATCCGGCTCATGTTTTACCTATCTATTTGAAGTCACCGGATGAATGAAAACGAGATAGCTTATGGGCGATTTAACGCTGCGGCATATGCGGGGTGCGGATGTCACCTCAGTCATTGAAATTGACAGGCTCTCGTTCGATCCATCCTGGCCTGCCAGCTCGTATTATTTTGAAGTCAACAAATCCACATGCAGCCATATGGTGGTGTTGGAACAGGGCGAGCCGAATGGCCTGAGCGCTTCGCGCTGGTGGGCGAATCTGCGTGGCCGGCAAGCTACGGAGATTATTGGCTATGGCGGCCTGTGGTGTATCCAGGAGGAAGCCCACATTAGCACAATTGCCATGCATCCTGATCAACGTGGTCATGGATATGGCGAATTGATGCTGGTGGCGATGTTAAGCCGTGCTGTGCGGTTACAGGCGCAATACTGTGTCCTTGAAGTGCGCGTGAGCAATACCGTGGCACAGGCACTCTATGAGAAGTATCACTTCACGGTGCGGGGCGTCAAAAAGAAGTACTACCAAAACAAAGAAGACGCCTACGACATGCGCCTGGAGTTCAACGAAGATGTCGCCGCGTATTTGCATGAACAATACGACCTGTTATGCGTCCGCCTGGATTTTACGGATCATTACAGTACGACGCCGCATCCCCGGTTAGGATAACGCACAGAAAAAGCCACTTTTAAGTGGCTTTTTTTATGCGCAAGCTGATGACTAGAGATCGACTTTTTCATCAAATTCCGTCAAATCGTTGAGCAGGTAATCCGGCTGGGACGCAACCAGTTCGTCAATATCTTCGAAGCCCGTTAGCACAGCGACGACTTTACCGCCGATGGCACGTGCTGCCAGGACATCGCGCACAGTATCCCCAATAATCCAGACATCTTCGTTGGCAATAGGCAGCTTGCTATATGCCAGGGCACGTTCCAGCGCCAGCGCAGGCAAATCATTGCGCTCGGCGGATTCGCTGCCATAAGCGCCAACCAGGAACCATGCCGGGTCGAAGCCACCTGCTTGCAATTTAACAGGGGCGGTTTCTTTGGTATTGCCTGTTAAGATGCCCAGCAGCACATCGTCTCGCTCTCTCAGCTTGGCGACGAGTTCCGCAGCGCCGGGTAACACGGTGACTTCAAACTGGCGGATGACTTCTGCCATATGATGTGCGAAGCGTGTTTGATAATGGGCCATATGTGTTTCCAGGTCGGCGACTGTATAGCCATGGGGTGCCAGTGCCTCCGCCAGGATTTGCCAGTCTGTTTTGCCACCAAAAGGGATCTCACGGATGCCCGCATCCGTGCCGAAGACTTCCTGCATTGCCAGGGCTTTGGCTTCTCGGCTGGCGCCGTTGGTGATAAGTAGTGTGCCGTCGATATCGAAGAGGATCAGCTTGAGGGCCATGATAATTCCTGCTGAGCTACGCTGAATGAACAAATAATGGAACAAAAAACGCCCCGCTGGTGGGCGGGGCATTCATTATACCGATTTGAGGCGCAGCTTGCCTACAGACGCTTATGGATGAGCCCTAACTTACTGCTGTGGCTCGCCTTCAGCATCATCTTCCGGGATTTCCAGGTCAATCAACTGCTGGACCAGGTCACGGAAGGCGGCTTCTGGGAAGGCACCCGGCTGGTTAAAGACCAGCTTACCTTCTTTGAAGGCCATGATTGTCGGAATGCTGCGGATCTGGAAAGCCTGTGAGAGGCCAGGGTTGGCGTCTGTATCGACTTTGGCGACACGGACCTGCCCGGCAAAATCTTCAGCCAGTTTCTCCATGATGGGTGCCACCATACGACACGGCCCACACCATTCTGCCCAGAAATCGACCAGTACAGGCAGTTCTGAACTGTAATCAATGACATCTGTCTGGAAGGTCTGGTCGGTTACGTGATGCGGTTTATTCTCGGCCACGATTGGTTTCTCCTGCTTATTAGACGTATCTTCTTTACTCTG
The Phototrophicus methaneseepsis DNA segment above includes these coding regions:
- a CDS encoding HAD family hydrolase, whose translation is MALKLILFDIDGTLLITNGASREAKALAMQEVFGTDAGIREIPFGGKTDWQILAEALAPHGYTVADLETHMAHYQTRFAHHMAEVIRQFEVTVLPGAAELVAKLRERDDVLLGILTGNTKETAPVKLQAGGFDPAWFLVGAYGSESAERNDLPALALERALAYSKLPIANEDVWIIGDTVRDVLAARAIGGKVVAVLTGFEDIDELVASQPDYLLNDLTEFDEKVDL
- the trxA gene encoding thioredoxin → MAENKPHHVTDQTFQTDVIDYSSELPVLVDFWAEWCGPCRMVAPIMEKLAEDFAGQVRVAKVDTDANPGLSQAFQIRSIPTIMAFKEGKLVFNQPGAFPEAAFRDLVQQLIDLEIPEDDAEGEPQQ
- the rimI gene encoding ribosomal protein S18-alanine N-acetyltransferase is translated as MGDLTLRHMRGADVTSVIEIDRLSFDPSWPASSYYFEVNKSTCSHMVVLEQGEPNGLSASRWWANLRGRQATEIIGYGGLWCIQEEAHISTIAMHPDQRGHGYGELMLVAMLSRAVRLQAQYCVLEVRVSNTVAQALYEKYHFTVRGVKKKYYQNKEDAYDMRLEFNEDVAAYLHEQYDLLCVRLDFTDHYSTTPHPRLG